The stretch of DNA TCATGCCCGCGGCGGATTCCTCAAGATGCCGCCCAAGGGCCGCAGGCCGCTGCTTTCCGACCGCGATGTCGCCGATGCGGTGTTCTACATGACCCAGCGGCTCGAAGGCGGGAAGTGAGCCGCTACTTGCCTGTCCGGACGGCTTTGGCCTTGGCGCTCGGGCTGGGGACGGTGATGTCAGCGCCGGCGGAGGAGGCGAGCGCGCAGCGACTGGATGAGGTGGCGAAGCGAGGGGCACGGGTCATGCCCTTCGATCTGGACAAGACCACTCACATCTTCAGCAAGACGGCGCAAGGCGGCATCCAGCAGGTCGTGGCGAAGAAAGAGGCGGACGCCGAGCAGATTCGCCTGATCCGCAACCATCTCGCCGAGATCGCCGGCAAATTCGCCCACGGCGATTTTGCCGCGCCGGCACGCATACATGGCGAAGACATGCCGGGCCTGGCCGAGCTGAGGCGGGCGGCGCCCGGAAGCCTCAGGGTGAAATACGGCGTGCTGGCGCGGGGTGCCCAGATCGAATATTCGGCGGACGATCCCGCGCTGGTCGATGCGATCCATCGCTGGTTCGACGCCCAGCTGAGCGACCACGCCAGGCATGCGACCGAGGGGCACGGCGGACATCACCCGCATTGAAGAAGTCGAACGATTCGATGTGCCGCCGGCCAGGGGGATTTCCTGGTGTAGCGTCCCCAACTTTTCTTTATTTTCTGGGCGGTGGCGATTTGGACCGGCACAAGGATCAGCGAAGAGTCGCTATCGCGACGATGATTTGAATCGGGTTTCCGCACCCGAAGACGGGTAACTTTTCTTTGCTCGGCCAAAGAAAATTCACCAAAAGAAAGGCCGCCCGACTGCCGCGAGAGCTCTCGGGCGCGGCATACGGGATTCTCCGCTACCCGAACGTCGATTACGAAAGCTTCATCAGGGACGTTACATTAGAAGCTGATGGTGATGCTCCCGCGCAGCATCCGGGGCTCCACCGGATGGATGAGCTTGCCTTCCACGCCTTCCGGCGGCTGGTTCTGCAGGCGGTACTGGTAGTAGTAGGCGATGTCGTTGGCCCTGGAATCGAAGATGTTGAACAGGTCCAGCGTCAGCTTGATGTTCTCTTCCTGCCAGCCCAGGCCGAAGTTGACCAGGGTGGTGTCACCCAGAAACACCGTTCCCGCCTCGTTGAGCGGCACGTTGCTGAAGTGGCGCAGCCTTAGGGTCGACCAGAAGCCGTAGGGCATTTGCACCGTGGCGCCGCTGGTGATGACGTTGCCGACCGAGTTGGGGATGCTGTTGTCTCCGCTGGGCAGATCGGTGTAGTACGACTTGGTGAAGGCCAGATCGGCGTCCAGGGTCAGCCAGTCGGTGGCCTGGTAATAGTTGGCCCATTCCACGCCATAGCGGTTGCCGGGGCCGGTCGGTTCGGTGGTGCCGGCATCGCCCGTGAACACGAGTTCCGAGGCGGTGTGCAGGAACCAGAACGCCAGCGTGCTGTTGAGCCCCGGAATGTACTGGCTGCGCGCCCCGATTTCAGCGCCCTTGGAGCGGACCATCGGGGTCACGGCATGAACCGGATCGCCATTGGTCGGGTTCACGCTTTCGACCGCCCCGCGGGCATCGTTGGAATGGAAGCCGTAACCCATGTTGACGAAGAACTCGGTGTCCACCCAGGGGCCGAACACCATGCTGAGCTTGGGGCTGACCATGCTGGAATTGCGGTTGCCGGAATTCAGGGGCGTCAGTTGGCTGTCCACGTTGAAGACGAAGATGTCGTTGCGCAGGCCGGCGATGGTCTTGAACTTCTCCATCCAGAAGGTTTCGTTCTTGAAGTACATGCCGATGCTGGTTTCGGACACGTTGTTGCGGCTGACGATGTTGAACACCTCGCGCCACTGGGTATTGGCCAGTTCCAGCCCGCCGATCTGGTCATGGCGGATCTGCAGACCCAGGCTGTTTTCCATGGGGGTGTCGAACAGCTTGTTGAACCAGGTCTGAGACGCCGTGCCGCCGTAATACACGCGGTGTTCGCCCTGCAGGATCTGGTCGCCCTGTTGCGGATGCTCCAGAAAATAGGTGAAGTCCGAATACAGGTCGAGATCGTAGTAGGCGGCGTACAGGTTGACTTCGCTCTTGGAGGATTCGCCCCGGCTCCAGAGATTGGTGGACAGGCTGTAGCGGTTGGTATTGCCGCCGTCGCTGCGGTTCATGGTGCCGTAGAGGTCGAGCTGATTCGCCAGCACCAGCGCTTCGGGAATCTGGTTGGTGGCGTACCAGCGCGAGTTGTAGCCCTTGGCGATCACCGAAAGGCCCCAGTCCTGTTTGTCGATGGTGTAGCGCAGCATGCCGTTGAATTGGTTCAGGTCCATCGGCCGCTGCCAGGGGCCGTCATAGAAGTTCACCGAAGCGGCGTAGAGCAGATCGCCCGGACCCAGCTCGTTGGAATTGGCCGCGACCGTGCGGTAGTAGTTGTACTCGCCGCCGGTGAAGTTGACGAAGCCTTGCGGCAGCCGGTGCTTGGTATGCATGTAGGCGTAGCCGGCCGCGGAGAAGTCGCCCATTTCCGCGTAGTACGGTCCCTTGCCGTACTCCACCCGGTCCACCAGCTCCGGGATGATGCTGTTGAGGTCCATGTAGCCCTGGCCGTGGGCGTTGGTCGGCAGGTTCATCGGCACGCCGTCGACCCAGGTGGCGAAGTCGGTGCCGTGGTCCAGGTTGAAACCGCGCAGGAAATACTGGTTGGCCTTGCCGGTGCCGCTGTGCTGCGTGGCCAGCATGCCGGGCACGACCTCCACCAGTTCGCCGACACGCAGCAGGGGCCGGTACTTGAACTGGTTCTGGCCTACCACGCCTTGGGAGGCCGATTGCGTCAAACCGATCAGGTCGGTTTCGCGTCCGACCACTTCCACCGTTTCCAGGCTGACCGGTTCTTCGATGAGCTGCGGGTCGTTTTCGTCGTCGTCGTCTTTCTTCGGTTTTGGCTTTGCCTTTGCCTTAGCTATAGGCCTTCCCTTCGAATCGGCAGGAGTCGTGGTTTGTGACCGGGCGTCGGTCTGGGCCTCCGGTTCGGCCTGTGGCTGTGCTTCGGACGGGGGTTGCGGCTGCGGATGGGCGAAACCGACGGCAGGGCAGGCGGAGCCCAGCGTACACAGAATCGCCCAGATCTTGCGGGTATCCTGGATCGCACCGCGGAAATAGCGGGTGTCCTGAAATGCGGCGGCCTTTGGCACGCGGCGCGGAGTGATGATTTTTCTTGCTTGCATGGCGCGTTGTCGTATCTCTCGACTTATTCTTATTTCGGACGCCTCTTGCCTGGCGTGCGGAATAGGTTCGGTGGTCTGAATCCGGTACGAAGAGTATCACCCGCTGGCCCGGTTCCCGTGATCCGGCGCGGTGCGGTACTTCGAATAAATCGTTGCTGGGGGTAGTCTCTGGCTGCTACGGAGCCTCATCCTTCGACTTCATCCATTCCGGTTTTTTCGGCCCGGGGGTATTCCCGAAAGGTCCCTCCTTGCCGCAGCCGCATAGGAACGCGGTTCCGAGGAGGATGATCAAGATATTCCTGTAGATTGACATGGTGGACTCGAAGAGGCGGAATTGTGGGGGAGAGATGCTAGAGAAGCGCACGCCGCTCCGCTTTCAGCGGCGCGAAGCGGCGGTTCTTCCTCGGTACGCGTGGGTCTTAGAGCTTCCCTTCCTTCTTGTAGTATTCGACTTCGCCGCCGACTTCCTTCACCACTTCTTCCAGCGGCGTTACCGTTTCCGCGACTTGACCGGCTTCAAGCGAATTGATCACCGATTTCAATCGGCTGCTGGACATCTGCATGGGCATGGTGCTCTTTTCCTTATAGGAATCGATCGCCAGTTTTCTCGCCTTTTTGGCATTCTCCAGGCACAAATCCTTGTTGGATTGTTTCGCAGCCTCCAGTGCCGCCTTGCTGGCGTTGAAAACTTCGACGAGATTCGGCGGCGGGTCCGCATAGCGCCCACCGGCGAAGCTGATGCCGGCAGCCAGTCCGAGGAATGAAGCGAGCAGGACGCGGCGAAGGCCATAATTATTCATTCAAGACTCCTTAACTGTAGTTATTTGTGAGGGATCACAGATGCCGTCCGGATTCTTAACAGACCGGGAACGTACTTTCTGATTGAGCGAATCTTCATGGACGTGCAAAAAAGCCCGCCGCGAGCGGCGGGTATGGGAATGCGTCCATGTCCTGTGATTCCGAGCGAGTCCGCAAGGCAAGCGTTGAAAACGCTACCCGGCGGGGCGCGTGAAATCCCGAACTGGGCGCCCTAGGAGATTCAGCACATAATTAACAGCAAAACACGTGCCTATAGGGGTAAGGCTTGGAACAAATATCGGGACATGAGGCTGGAATAGCGGCTGTGACCGTGGCGCATCTCTTCGAAAATCCATAAATTTCTAGTGAAATCATCTGCATAGGCGATATTGGCTGGTGGTGCCATTCCCTGACTTCGAGAGGAGACGGGAAACCAAAGGCAGGTCGATCGTCATCATCGCGGCTGATTTCGTTGTCCGGGTCGCCCGCCGTCGGTTTCAGTTCTCTCCGACTGCGTCAAATCCCTCGGTGGATGTATCAAATCACCTAGGTGTTCTGATTGGAAAAAAAATGGATCGAGCGCGATGTCTATTGGGATTTGGGGGTCGTCGTTAAGAGATGGTTCAGAGTCGGATGCCGATCAAAGGTAACAGAGCCATCAGCGTGATATAGGCCAGCGCCGTCATCGTCGAAGAAATGGCCAGGCTGATCCAGAAACCGAGACCGTGTTTCAGCAGCAGAGGCAGAAGAAGGAATAAGACAAGCGAGGGCAGCACCAGCCAGAAAATACGGAATGAAAGGTCGGCGATTTGTCCGGGTGGCGCGCCGTCGCAGTGCAGCCAGATGAAGGCGAGGAGGGAAGTCAGGGGAAGCGATGCGACCAGGGCCGCGAAAACGGTGCTGCGTTTTGCGATTTCGGTTATCGCCACCAAGGCCAAGACCGATACCGCCAGCTTGACCGCGTAATACAGCATGGGCTGCTCATCAGCGCTGGAAGGACGTCCTCAGATTCTCGACGTTCTGTTTCATGATGACAAGAAAATCCCCGGCTTCCGGCCGGTTGGCGCAAGGATCGAAAACCGCGCTCGCGACACCTTTGGCGCCCAGCTTGTCCGCGATCGCGGCGGCCGGCCGGGCTTCCCACAGCATGGTCTTCGCCGGGTGGCCGGCCAGGGTCTTGTCCAGCTCGGTCCATTCCTTTTCCGGCGGCATTTCGCCGGGCTCCCAGTGGACGCTTTTCAGATTCAGGCCGTAGCGGCGGGCGAGGTACTGGTAAACCGGATGGGATGCCATCAGGGGCAGGTTTGGTTTGACGGCGGCAATCCGCTTGATTTCACCGTCCAGGCCCGACAGGTCCGCCTGCAGTGACCGCAGGGCGTCGAGGACGGCCGTCTTGAGTTCGGGCCGTTTGGCGATCAGCGCTTTTGCCACCGCTTCGGCCTGTTGCGCCGCTTGGTCGAAATCCAGCCAGGTGGTGTAGGCGATGCCTTCGTGCGAATGCTGGCCGGCCGGCCCGTGGCTGTGCACCACCGCGTTCTCGATGCGGATGAAGCGGTCGCGGAAGCCGGCCGAAGTGTCCACCGTTTTCAGGCGGGGCAGGGCGACGTGCGCCCGCCATTTTTCGTAGTCCGCGCCGTTGAGAAGAATCAGGTCGGCCTTCTGCATGGCGCCGACCGCTTTCGCATCCGGCCGCCAGTAGGCCGGATCGACGTCCGCCGGCGCCGGGAGGATGACCGTGGCCCAAGGGCCTGCGAGCCGTTCGGCGAAGTAGGCCAGGGGATAGTTCGAGGCGACGATCTCGAGCTTGTGCTCGCCGATGGCGCTCGCGCCCCCGGCGGAAGCGGCGGCGACCAGGGCGATGACGAGGGAAAGGATGCGGAATGTCGGCATGGCGGGTTTCAACTCAGGATGAAATGGCGTGCAAGATCGGAAGCATGGGGCGCGGCCGTGTACAGCACGGCGGCGCAAACCGCGCCTGCGAGCAGGGCGATGAGCAGGATCTCCGCGAACAGCAGGCGCATCACGGCAAGCCGGGCGCAGCCGAGCAGGTAGATCGTTTCGATTTCCCGTTGCCGAAGGCGCAGCGAAAGTGCGAACACCAGGGCGACGAGCAGGAAAGCGATGGCGACGACCAGCAGCAGGATGCCGTCGAACAGTGCACCGACCCGGAAGATGTTCTCCAGCAGGCCGCGGGTCACATCCAGCGGACGGATCATTTCGGTCGCCGACTTGTCGTCCAGGTAGCGCCCGCGCAGCAGGGTCGCGGAGCGGGCGTCGTGCGGCAGGGCAATCACGGCGCTGATCGGGTAGGTGGCCGGGTCGCCGTGGAAATGGAACGAACCCAGGTTCTCGGGGGTGATTTCGGTATAGGTGAGGAGCCCGGCATCGGCGCGGCGGACGGTCGCGGCGCCGAAAGGCGAATCGGGCTGGGTGGGGGCCGCTTGGGTTTCCGCATGGCCATGGCCCAGGCCTTCGATGATCCAGGCGGTCTGGAGATCGACGAAGACGGCGTGGTCGTCCGGCGAATGCGCCTTGGCCAGCACGCCGGTGACGTGAAGCTTGAGCGGATAGGTGCCGGCGAGATCGAATGCGTTTCCCGAGGAAGACGCCAGGGTGTCGCCCGGTCCGAGCCCGAGGCGCTCGGCGACGTCGGCACCGAGGACGCAGTCCCCGAGGATCGCGGGCAATTCGCCCTGCGCCGGAACGAGTCCCCGGAAGTCGAAATAGTCCAGGGTGACGCCGATCAACGGCTGGCCCTGCACCCGGTAGCGGGCGTAGATGGGCAGCGGGTCGGCCCAGCCGGTGGCGGCGATGCGGTCGGCCTCCTGCATGCGGATGGACGGCACGCCGGCCTCGCTGAAATACAGCGCGCCGAGCGTGAGGTCCACCGCGCTGCCGCGGGCGCCGACCAAGAGCGGCGTGGCTTCGGCCCGGCGGGTCATCCAGTATTCGCCCGCGTCCAGGACCCGGTGCAGGCCCAGCGGGAGCGCGGCGATCAGGCTCAGGCACAGCACCAGGATCAGCGTCCGCGTCCGGTGGTGGCGCAGATAGCGCCAGGCCAGATAGAAATCGTGCCTCATTCTGCTTCTGGGCCCTGGGGTTGGCGGATGTCGATGACGCGGTCGAACAGCGGCAGCAGTTCGTGGTCGTGGGTGACGGCCAGCAGGGTGGACCGCTTGCGCTCCGCGGCTCGGATCAGCAGTTCGATGACCCTGAGCTTGTTGGCCGGATCGAGGTTCCCGGTCGCCTCGTCGGCCAGCACCAGACCCGGCTCGGCCAGCAGGGCGCGGCAGACCGCCGCTCTTTGCCGCTCGCCCTGGGACAGCTCCCGCGGTAGCGCGGCGAGCTTGTCCGCCAGGCCGGTTTGTTCCGCCAGTTCGCGGGCCCTGTCCCGCACCCCCTGGTCCAGCTTCAGCACCCGGTTGATCCGGTAGGGGTGCACGATGTTGTCGAACACGCTGAGGTAGTCGAGCAACTCGAGTTCCTGGAACACGAAGCCGACGCGGGAAATCCGGAAATTCCGCCGCGCGCCATCGTCCAGTGCGCTGACGGTGACGCCATCGACGCGGATGGTTCCCTCATCGGGGGACAGAATGCCGGCGATGAGTTTCAGCAGGGTGGTTTTCCCCGCCCCGCTGGGGCCGATGATGGCGACCCTGCCGCCGCGTTCGATGCGCAAGGCGGGCAAGGCGACGCCAAAGCGGCTGCCGGGATAGCGGAAGCTCAGGTTTTCGATTTCGATCATGAACGGGGGGAGGATGCCGAGGGGCGGCCTTCGAGGAGGTCCATCGCGGTGATTTTCCAGGTGCCGTCTCCGGCGATGCTCAGCACCATGCGGGCGGCATACAGATTGTGGCGGTCGTGGGAATGGCCCCAGTGGGAGACCGTGCCGTGGGCAATCCATTGGGCCGTGACCTCGAAGCTGGAAGGCCCGAGTTTCCGGGTGGCGAGCCCGTCTCCCAGCACTTCGATGCGGCTGACCCGCCCTTCGCCTCCCAGCCCCTGATTGCGGGCCATGACCGCCCGCCGCTGGCGGAGATAGACTTCTTCCAGCAGTGGCCCGTCCAGGCTCATCGCCAGGCGGTCGTAGCCGGCCTCTTCTCCAGGCAGGGCGTAGGCGCGGTAGACGTTGTGCAGCAGGGCTTCCAGGCGGGGCCGCACCTGCGGACGAGGGAAGGCCTCGGCGCGGGCTTCCGGCTGTCCGGTCAAACCGAGCGCTTGCGGAAACAGCATCGCGGCGACGGCCGCGGCCAGCCCGGTGCCGGCCAGGACGGGATGCTTGCGCCGGGCCAGCCATGCCGCGCACAGAAAGGCCACGGCCGCGGCCTGGAAGCGGAGGGCTGGTACGCCGTGCTCGTCATCGGGGGCCGGTGCCGGTGGTTCGACCTCGGGTGCCAGCCCCAAGGCTTCTTCCGCCGACCAGCGGAACACCGGGTCGCGCGGGGTGGCGTCGAATTCGAAGGATTCCTTGCCGAAATACAGCGTGACGGGCCGCCGCTCGAGGCCGGGGCCGAACAGCTCCCATTGCAGGTCCACCGTTTCGGCGGGCGCTTCCGTGAGGTAGACCAGGATGGCGCCGACCAGCGCCGAGGCGGGGTAGAGAGGCTCGGTATCGCCGGCTTTCTGCATGCCCTGGCGGTCGAAACGCAGGAATTCGACCCGGTCGAGCTGGGCTTCCACCACGGTGCCGTTGACGCGCACCGGGTTGCGCGTCCGCAGGAAATCGCCGGCCGCCTGCTTCAGGGATTCGCGTTCGCCGGCACCGAGGTTCTGTGGATCCTTGGGTTTGAATCGCAGATAAGGCGCCAGGTCTTCCAGCCGCAGCAGCACTTCGTGCCGGACCTCGTAGGGCTCGACGTAGAGGAAGGAGCGAGGCGCGCTGTGGCGCCGGAGGCGGCCGGAATCTTCGAAGCGCGAGCGCCACGGGTCATTCCAGTCCAGCAGGATGCGGGCGGGCGCCTCGAGTGCGCCGAGATCGGCCACAGGCACGCCGCGATGGCTGACGACCACGCCGAGTTCCTTGCCGAGTCGCGCTGCGGGAACCAGGCTCAGGGCTTCGGGTTTTCCGGCGACGTCGAAACGCAGCCTGGCTTCGTAACAGGGACCGTCCGTTTTGCCTGGGACGGCGTCGGGTTTGGCGAAGGACACAATCCTGCCTTCGAGCGGATGACCGTCCTTGTCCTGGAGCCGCAGCAGTCCGGGGAGGAGCGGCCCGCCATCGGCTCCGGCCAGATTCGTGAACACGCTTTCCTTGATGCGGATGTCCATGTCGACCGCGTCCGGTTCGACGGCGATTTCCGCCACTGCGCCGTACTGGGCGAAGCCGGCCCAATCCGCGAACGCGGTCGTTCCGGCTGCCAGAGCAAGCAACAGGCACGGCGCAAGGCCTTGACGGGCGCGGCGATGATCCATCATCGGGGGGCTCAGACCGGGAAGCGGCGCGGCGCCTTTGCCGTTCCGCCGGCGGCGGCGCTGCCGGCACGGCGCAGGCCCAGATGGCGGTAGGCCACATAGCAGAGCGTGGCGAGCACGATGGCGCCGACCAGCGCCGCCAGGGCGCCGGGCCAGCGGTTGGGCTGGACGGGAGAGGGGACGCCGACGCTGAACGGAATCCGCAGGCGGTCGTCCTCGGTCACGGCCTCGTCTCCGATCACGGCGATCAGCGCATAGTGGCCGGGCCGGGTGATGTTGGCATAGGTTTCCACCGTGCCGTTCTTGTAGATCTTGGGCGGCACCTCGGACAGCGTGCTCTTCTCCTTGGGCAGTTGCCCGCCTTCGCCCAGGTCTTCTTCGATCACCCGCAAGGCGACCGGGGTGTTGCGCACGTCGCGGTCCAGCAGGTCGATGCTCAGATAGGTTTTCCCGGTGCCCGGAATTTCCTGGCAGTATTTGACGAAATCGTGCCGCTCGCCTTCGTAGCGGCCTTCCTGCATGGCGGTGAAATGCACGGCGTAGAAGTCGTTGGCCACCAGGCAGTTCATCGAAGCGCCCTGGTACATCTGCCGGGCGTTGTTCATGTCGCGGGGGGAGCTGGCGCCGAAGGCCGGGCCGGCGGCCACGGACAAGCCCAAGAGGGCCGCGGCGGTGCGGCAGAAAAATGCGTAACGATGCGTCATGGGAGTCGTCCTCCTTCAGGGGGTCTGGACTTGGAAGAAATATTTGCCGCTGACCACATGGCCGTCGGCGGAGAGCACCCGGTAGCGCACCATGTAGCGGCCGGGGGAGAGCTTGGAAATCGAGGTCCGCAGCTTGGAGCGGTCGGTGAAATCGAGCTTGGCGTCGTGGTTGTCGACCCGCTTGCCTTCGCCGTCGACCACGGCCAGGGCCAGGAAGTCGTTGCCCACGCCTTCGTTGAAGGTCAAAAGGACCTCCTCCGGCACGTCGGTGATGGTGGCGTCCCGCTCCGGTATCGCCTTGACCAGGATGGCGTGGGCCAGATGGACGGGCGTGTCGACCGTCCGGGCAAGGAAAGGATTGGCGGCGGCCAGCGCGCCGTCTTCCGAAGCGTTCGCGGCTGCCGCGCCGGCCAAGGCCAAGCCGGCGACGATCATGGCTAGGGATGGGGTGGGTTTTCTCATGAATCTCGTCGTGTCGTGGTTTCGGTTCTGGGGGCTGCCATGGCCCAGGTTTTCCGGCCGCCGGGGCGGGTTTCGGTCCAGAACACCCGGAATCCGAAAGGCGTGGCCAGGATGCGCGGGTGCTGGGCTTTGGCGGCCTCGCCGGTGAGCGGTGCCGGATCGGTCCAATGTCCCCCCTCGTCGCCGGACTGCGTGAGCTGGACGGAGGTGCCGGCCGGGGTGTCGCGGGTGAAGGCGATGGCCAGCGTCCCCCGATCGAGTGCCGCGATGTCGCCGTCACGGCTGTGGCCGTCGCCGACCTTCCGGGGCGCGGACCAGTTCCTGCCGGCGTCCGCCGACTTCAGATAGAACAGGCCGGCCGAGTCTTCCTTGCCCGTCCAGACCACGCTATGCAGCATCGCCCGGCCGTTCCTGGCCTTGCTGCCCGCCAGCCCGCCGCCGCAATGGGGGCAGCCGGTGAAATGCCAGCCGAAGGCGCCGACCGGCCCGGCAGGCCGCCAGCCGCCGGTTTGGCCGGGACGGAGGACAAGCTTCATGTCGCGCGGGTCGGCGTCGCGGTACAGCACGGACAGCGTGCCGTCCGGCAGGACCTCGAGCCGGCTCCAGCAGCAGGTGCAGACCGCCGGGTCCAGGGTGGCTTCGGGGCCCCAGTGCAACCCGCCGTCCTTCGAGCTGGCATAGCGCAATCCCTGGGTGTCCCCGGTTTCCTCACGGTCGTCCAGCCAGACCAGATGGAATTCCCCTTGCGGGTCGGCCACCAGGGAAAGATAAGCCTGGTTTTTCAAGCTGTCTCCGGTCGCGGGATTGTCGCCCCGTGTCCACGTGTTTCCGCCGTCGCGCGAGCTGACGATGCTCATCGGTCCGGTGCCCGGAAGTTCGCCTTGGGTCTGCCAGGCGGCCACGATGTCTTTCCCTTTGACGGCAAGCCGCGCGTCGTTGCCCCGCCGGGCGATGACCGGCGGGTCGTCCGGGCGGTTCAGGACATTCGGCGGTGTCCAGGTTTGCCCGCCGTCCTCCGAATGCACGTGG from Methylococcus geothermalis encodes:
- a CDS encoding aspartate carbamoyltransferase, with product MSRYLPVRTALALALGLGTVMSAPAEEASAQRLDEVAKRGARVMPFDLDKTTHIFSKTAQGGIQQVVAKKEADAEQIRLIRNHLAEIAGKFAHGDFAAPARIHGEDMPGLAELRRAAPGSLRVKYGVLARGAQIEYSADDPALVDAIHRWFDAQLSDHARHATEGHGGHHPH
- a CDS encoding TonB-dependent receptor, with the translated sequence MQARKIITPRRVPKAAAFQDTRYFRGAIQDTRKIWAILCTLGSACPAVGFAHPQPQPPSEAQPQAEPEAQTDARSQTTTPADSKGRPIAKAKAKPKPKKDDDDENDPQLIEEPVSLETVEVVGRETDLIGLTQSASQGVVGQNQFKYRPLLRVGELVEVVPGMLATQHSGTGKANQYFLRGFNLDHGTDFATWVDGVPMNLPTNAHGQGYMDLNSIIPELVDRVEYGKGPYYAEMGDFSAAGYAYMHTKHRLPQGFVNFTGGEYNYYRTVAANSNELGPGDLLYAASVNFYDGPWQRPMDLNQFNGMLRYTIDKQDWGLSVIAKGYNSRWYATNQIPEALVLANQLDLYGTMNRSDGGNTNRYSLSTNLWSRGESSKSEVNLYAAYYDLDLYSDFTYFLEHPQQGDQILQGEHRVYYGGTASQTWFNKLFDTPMENSLGLQIRHDQIGGLELANTQWREVFNIVSRNNVSETSIGMYFKNETFWMEKFKTIAGLRNDIFVFNVDSQLTPLNSGNRNSSMVSPKLSMVFGPWVDTEFFVNMGYGFHSNDARGAVESVNPTNGDPVHAVTPMVRSKGAEIGARSQYIPGLNSTLAFWFLHTASELVFTGDAGTTEPTGPGNRYGVEWANYYQATDWLTLDADLAFTKSYYTDLPSGDNSIPNSVGNVITSGATVQMPYGFWSTLRLRHFSNVPLNEAGTVFLGDTTLVNFGLGWQEENIKLTLDLFNIFDSRANDIAYYYQYRLQNQPPEGVEGKLIHPVEPRMLRGSITISF
- a CDS encoding DUF3147 family protein, yielding MLYYAVKLAVSVLALVAITEIAKRSTVFAALVASLPLTSLLAFIWLHCDGAPPGQIADLSFRIFWLVLPSLVLFLLLPLLLKHGLGFWISLAISSTMTALAYITLMALLPLIGIRL
- a CDS encoding metal ABC transporter substrate-binding protein, giving the protein MPTFRILSLVIALVAAASAGGASAIGEHKLEIVASNYPLAYFAERLAGPWATVILPAPADVDPAYWRPDAKAVGAMQKADLILLNGADYEKWRAHVALPRLKTVDTSAGFRDRFIRIENAVVHSHGPAGQHSHEGIAYTTWLDFDQAAQQAEAVAKALIAKRPELKTAVLDALRSLQADLSGLDGEIKRIAAVKPNLPLMASHPVYQYLARRYGLNLKSVHWEPGEMPPEKEWTELDKTLAGHPAKTMLWEARPAAAIADKLGAKGVASAVFDPCANRPEAGDFLVIMKQNVENLRTSFQR
- a CDS encoding ABC transporter permease produces the protein MRHDFYLAWRYLRHHRTRTLILVLCLSLIAALPLGLHRVLDAGEYWMTRRAEATPLLVGARGSAVDLTLGALYFSEAGVPSIRMQEADRIAATGWADPLPIYARYRVQGQPLIGVTLDYFDFRGLVPAQGELPAILGDCVLGADVAERLGLGPGDTLASSSGNAFDLAGTYPLKLHVTGVLAKAHSPDDHAVFVDLQTAWIIEGLGHGHAETQAAPTQPDSPFGAATVRRADAGLLTYTEITPENLGSFHFHGDPATYPISAVIALPHDARSATLLRGRYLDDKSATEMIRPLDVTRGLLENIFRVGALFDGILLLVVAIAFLLVALVFALSLRLRQREIETIYLLGCARLAVMRLLFAEILLIALLAGAVCAAVLYTAAPHASDLARHFILS
- a CDS encoding ABC transporter ATP-binding protein, translated to MIEIENLSFRYPGSRFGVALPALRIERGGRVAIIGPSGAGKTTLLKLIAGILSPDEGTIRVDGVTVSALDDGARRNFRISRVGFVFQELELLDYLSVFDNIVHPYRINRVLKLDQGVRDRARELAEQTGLADKLAALPRELSQGERQRAAVCRALLAEPGLVLADEATGNLDPANKLRVIELLIRAAERKRSTLLAVTHDHELLPLFDRVIDIRQPQGPEAE
- a CDS encoding copper resistance CopC family protein, with the translated sequence MRKPTPSLAMIVAGLALAGAAAANASEDGALAAANPFLARTVDTPVHLAHAILVKAIPERDATITDVPEEVLLTFNEGVGNDFLALAVVDGEGKRVDNHDAKLDFTDRSKLRTSISKLSPGRYMVRYRVLSADGHVVSGKYFFQVQTP
- a CDS encoding sialidase family protein; translated protein: MSYPVIDGLNEIQGLDVAVDGRSIHALLVGKPADGGRSRVVHVHSEDGGQTWTPPNVLNRPDDPPVIARRGNDARLAVKGKDIVAAWQTQGELPGTGPMSIVSSRDGGNTWTRGDNPATGDSLKNQAYLSLVADPQGEFHLVWLDDREETGDTQGLRYASSKDGGLHWGPEATLDPAVCTCCWSRLEVLPDGTLSVLYRDADPRDMKLVLRPGQTGGWRPAGPVGAFGWHFTGCPHCGGGLAGSKARNGRAMLHSVVWTGKEDSAGLFYLKSADAGRNWSAPRKVGDGHSRDGDIAALDRGTLAIAFTRDTPAGTSVQLTQSGDEGGHWTDPAPLTGEAAKAQHPRILATPFGFRVFWTETRPGGRKTWAMAAPRTETTTRRDS